A genomic region of Lytechinus pictus isolate F3 Inbred chromosome 2, Lp3.0, whole genome shotgun sequence contains the following coding sequences:
- the LOC135156657 gene encoding cubilin-like yields MRIIIPLLCILIFASTYIYASPGGDNEGKKKRPRNEERPPRRNRPNKGPGRGNDPSATTITTTESSTTTTEPTPRPNRPVKPVRFHDNMNRNGPMPDPQKKSRRRRPTSGGGTGQRGIGSVKGATSGAQGLPQTKQVNTNSLSSEMKLMFLNAHNDFRSQVHSPTAANMVQMEWDDSLAEMAQGWSDQCTFGHGNPPNISPYSWVGQNIWAGSGTGWDHYGMIEDWYNEVSDFNYQTNSCTGICGHYTQVVWAESTHVGCAITTCTTIQNLGWSPATILVCNYGEGGNYVGQKPYVSGPPCSQCPSSHQICVNGKLCAAEGSNPNPGNGNGGGNNGGNNGGNNSGNTGSGGNTGGNNSDNIECGGTLTDDQGSFTSPGWSAPYPLNSHCEWIIQGNQGDQITLTLTYMDIEVGPSCSWDYLQIQTSPSDPGIKYCGMQTPPQITSDSGMMLITFHSDYTVPRGGFTTNYKIIENKQDECGGILQGGKGSLTSPGWPSPYGPQQDCLWTIRVPQNKRVQIWFTAFNLEDHETCSYDHVTLKLGDEKVPMRLCGSDVSTGKYTSTRREVLLRFRSIHGQGKIGFRAQFKAVR; encoded by the exons ATGCGAATCATAATACCATTATTGTGTATACTTATTTTTGCTTCGACATATATTTATGCTAGTCCAGGTGGGGACAATGAAGGCAAGAAAAAACGCCCCCGAAACGAAGAAAGGCCTCCAAGACGTAACCGTCCAAATAAGGGACCTGGACGTGGAAATGACCCCTCTGCAACAACGATAACAACAACCGAATCTTCGACGACCACGACGGAACCAACTCCTCGTCCAAATCGACCAGTCAAACCAGTTCGTTTCCATGACAACATGAATAGAAATGGTCCGATGCcggaccctcaaaaaaaaagcCGACGTCGACGGCCCACCTCTGGTGGGGGCACTGGGCAGCGTGGAATCGGGAGTGTAAAGGGGGCTACAAGTGGTGCGCAGGGTTTACCTCAGACAAAGCAGGTGAACACGAATAGTCTTTCGTCAGAGATGAAGCTAATGTTCTTGAATGCACATAATGATTTTAGAAGTCAAGTCCACAGTCCAACTGCAGCCAACATGGTCCAGATG GAATGGGACGACAGCCTTGCCGAGATGGCCCAAGGCTGGTCCGATCAGTGCACCTTCGGCCATGGCAATCCGCCCAATATCTCTCCATATTCATGGGTTGGTCAGAATATCTGGGCTGGATCAGGGACCGGATGGGATCACTATGGAATGATTGAAGATTGGTATAATGAGGTATCTGATTTTAACTACCAGACCAACTCCTGCACTGGTATATGCGGCCATTACACACAG GTTGTTTGGGCTGAGTCAACCCATGTAGGATGCGCCATTACTACTTGTACCACAATCCAGAACCTCGGTTGGTCACCAGCTACAATATTGGTCTGTAACTATGGTGAAGG AGGAAATTACGTAGGACAGAAGCCTTACGTGAGTGGTCCGCCTTGCAGTCAATGTCCTTCCAGTCATCAGATATGTGTAAACGGCAAACTATGTG CTGCTGAAGGATCAAATCCTAACCCTGGGAATGGGAATGGTGGTGGCAACAACGGCGGTAACAATGGTGGCAACAATAGTGGCAACACTGGTAGTGGTGGCAACACAGGAGGAAACAACAGTGACAATATTG AATGTGGAGGTACGTTGACAGATGACCAGGGCTCCTTCACGTCGCCTGGTTGGTCTGCGCCATACCCGTTAAACAGCCATTGCGAATGGATAATCCAG GGGAACCAAGGGGACCAGATAACTTTGACATTGACATACATGGATATCGAGGTTGGACCATCATGTTCTTGGGATTATCTTCAAATTCAAACCTCTCCTTCTGACCCGGGTATCAA GTACTGTGGGATGCAGACCCCACCACAAATCACTTCAGATAGTGGTATGATGCTTATCACTTTCCACTCAGATTATACCGTACCCCGTGGAGGGTTTACAACCAACTACAAGATCATCGAAAATAAGCAAG ATGAATGTGGTGGTATCCTCCAAGGTGGAAAGGGTTCGCTTACTTCACCAGGCTGGCCTTCTCCTTACGGTCCACAACAAGACTGCCTATGGACCATTCGG GTTCCCCAGAACAAACGAGTACAGATATGGTTCACGGCATTCAACCTTGAAGATCACGAGACTTGTTCTTACGACCACGTCACTCTCAAACTCGGCGATGAAAAAGTTCCGATGAG ATTATGTGGTTCAGATGTGTCGACAGGCAAGTACACTTCCACCAGGCGTGAAGTTCTGCTGCGATTCAGATCGATACATGGTCAGGGTAAAATAGGATTCCGTGCACAATTCAAGGCTGTTCGTTAA
- the LOC129275603 gene encoding uncharacterized protein LOC129275603, producing MTIQCIKLTSFQESANSKEAIGDLNSQVDPYFESMMSVDGATENHSSLLQDPYQECVWSIGSSATDSPTSPELDPVSESLLQEPYQECVWSIGASDADSPISLELVDPDSESVIIDGDSDNPTSPECDSESELTVDATTEHLISTIFKGTSVVNRCKRHLVKSKFEYSISNHVTTHHAESDADNELCALGIDDAAEGDSVTSMESDDKTMGSEDKNDVTNCDIKVMRSNNSVRRKFDKGAYCPFCHKLQMKLTRHLVCKEHQHEPQVIQWLNTSDPLLKLERLTRMRNSGNFYHNTQVLREGKGTIIPVYRPTHEVSYKNYVPCMSCFGFFAKADLWKHSCKVKKSNQDSKLTGGEKKKKQKLISLSSFLLPTTGDASERVNKIFSSMREDDVSALIKDDMLVKKLAEKVVFKLGQEEEHFYDIKGKLRNIGRLLLAYREITNEKNASFSDVIDPVKFRNVVKAARCAAGCNGKKHMPSLSFTLKIRYTLKHAGGILLGMAVCDRDEGLETRAKNFIKLCEHEWNDQMACHSENAEILKSTKYSSLTNDVMKLSIYLNQKVQEGKEALHQSIKNVAGPFTELSEVVLTSVLVFNCKRSGDPSKIKVFDFDECVSGNNGKSTLGGLTEFEKQLCRVMWVMETTGEDDRKVPLLLTQGVKEAMNLLRRRRTDAGVLDENPFFFPLLNSTGHIKGNDAIHTHAVRCGAKHPENIQSTELKHHIATIYQVMNLRKNEQGILTLFLGQGIGTPHQDFGLPEDVLIVAKVSKLLFLMENGAMPEMAGKTLAEILVDEVVPMAKSLEAPDHEKDGLLVDDETESHGQNTCNHAVLNASKSPAKKDATKKKTSRERIKQSKKATKKQKWTYKEKLAVATAFRSYMTSHSHVKTLPGKAEIETALSKTPCLSSRTWRNVKDYIRNNQYKAY from the exons ATGACAATCCAATGTATCAAGCTTACTTCATTCCAAG AATCAGCAAACAGTAAGGAAGCTATTGGTGACCTCAATTCACAAGTGGATCCTTATTTCGAGTCTATGATGAGTGTGGATGGTGCTACTGAAAATCACTCGTCACTTCTACAGGATCCTTATCAAGAGTGTGTATGGAGTATTGGTTCCTCTGCTACTGACAGCCCCACCTCACCAGAACTGGATCCTGTTTCGGAGTCACTTCTACAGGAACCTTATCAAGAATGTGTATGGAGTATTGGTGCCTCTGATGCTGACAGCCCCATCTCACTAGAACTGGTAGATCCTGATTCAGAGTCTGTTATAATAGATGGTGATTCTGACAACCCCACTTCACCAGAATGTGATTCTGAATCTGAATTGACCGTGGATGCCACTACCGAACACctcatatcaacaatatttAAGGGTACTTCAGTAGTAAATAGGTGCAAGAGGCACTTAGTGAAAAGTAAATTTGAGTATTCAATATCAAATCATGTTACAACACATCATGCTGAAAGTGATGCTGATAATGAATTATGTGCATTAGGAATTGATGATGCTGCAGAAGGTGATTCTGTCACATCCATGGAGTCTGATGACAAGACTATGGGTAGTGAAGACAAGAATGATGTCACAAACTGTGACATCAAAGTAATGCGTTCAAACAATAGTGTAAGGAGGAAATTTGACAAAGGAGCGTACTGTCCTTTCTGCCACAAACTCCAGATGAAACTTACAAGACATTTAGTTTGTAAGGAACACCAACACGAACCCCAGGTAATCCAGTGGTTAAATACAAGTGACCCACTCTTGAAACTTGAGAGGTTAACAAGGATGAGAAACTCAGGAAACTTTTATCACAATACACAGGTATTAAGAGAAGGTAAAGGAACAATAATTCCTGTGTATAGACCTACTCATGAAGTCAGTTATAAGAACTATGTACCATGTATGTCTTGCTTTGGCTTCTTTGCTAAGGCAGATTTATGGAAGCATTCTTGCAAGGTAAAGAAAAGTAACCAGGATAGCAAGCTGACTGGAggtgagaagaagaaaaaacaaaagttgATTAGTCTAAGCTCCTTTCTGCTACCAACAACTGGTGATGCAAGTGAACGggtcaataaaatattttcaagcaTGAGGGAAGATGATGTGTCAGCTCTCATCAAGGACGACATGCTTGTGAAAAAATTGGCAGAAAAAGTGGTTTTCAAGTTAGGGCAAGAAGAAGAGCACTTTTATGACATCAAAGGCAAACTTCGCAATATCGGGCGACTGTTACTTGCCTACAGGGAGATCACAAAtgagaaaaatgcatcattctcAGATGTCATTGACCCTGTGAAGTTCAGAAATGTTGTAAAAGCAGCCAGATGTGCAGCAGGGTGTAATGGGAAGAAACACATGCCTAGTCTTTCATTCACTCTGAAAATAAGGTATACATTGAAGCATGCAGGAGGAATACTCCTTGGAATGGCAGTTTGTGACAGAGATGAAGGTTTGGAGACAAGAGcaaaaaacttcatcaaattatgTGAACATGAATGGAATGATCAAATGGCTTGCCATTCTGAAAATGCAGAAATATTGAAGAGTACAAAGTACTCGTCTCTCACAAATGATGTAATGAAGCTAtcaatttatttgaatcaaaaggTACAGGAAGGAAAGGAGGCCCTACACCAgtcaataaaaaatgtagctGGGCCATTCACAGAATTGAGTGAGGTGGTCTTAACGTCAGTATTGGTATTCAATTGCAAACGATCCGGTGATCCATCGAAGATTAAAGTGTTTGATTTTGATGAGTGTGTCTCAGGAAACAATGGAAAGAGCACGCTTGGAGGATTAACAGAGTTTGAGAAACAGCTCTGCAGAGTGATGTGGGTGATGGAAACCACCGGAGAGGATGATAGGAAAGTGCCTTTGTTACTAACCCAAGGTGTGAAAGAAGCCATGAATCTTCTCAGACGTAGACGTACAGATGCAGGTGTCTTGGATGAGaatcctttcttctttcctctccTCAACTCTACAGGTCATATCAAAGGGAATGATGCAATCCATACGCATGCAGTTAGGTGTGGTGCAAAACATCCAGAGAACATCCAATCAACAGAGCTGAAACATCACATTGCTACCATTTATCAGGTGATGAACTTGAGAAAGAATGAACAAGGTATTTTGACATTGTTTCTTGGACAAGGCATCGGAACACCCCATCAGGACTTTGGCTTACCTGAAGACGTGTTAATAGTGGCAAAAGTGTCAAAGCTTCTGTTTTTGATGGAGAATGGAGCAATGCCAGAAATGGCAGGAAAAACACTAGCTGAGATCCTTGTAGATGAAG ttgTGCCTATGGCTAAGTCCCTTGAAGCACCTGATCATGAGAAGGATGGATTACTTGTAGATGATGAGACAGAATCACATGGGCAAAATACTTGTAACCATGCAG TCCTGAATGCTTCAAAAAGCCCTGCAAAGAAGGATGCAACAAAGAAGAAAACTTCCAGGGAAAGAATCAAGCAGTCTAAGAAAGCAACCAAGAAACAGAAATGGACATACAAGGAAAAGTTAGCAGTAGCAACTGCTTTCAGGTCATATATGACCAGCCATAGTCATGTAAAAACACTCCCAGGGAAAGCTGAAATTGAGACTGCTCTCTCTAAAACACCATGTTTGAGTTCCCGCACATGGAGGAACGTAAAGGACTATATACGCAATAATCAGTATAAGGCTTATTGA